Proteins co-encoded in one Scylla paramamosain isolate STU-SP2022 unplaced genomic scaffold, ASM3559412v1 Contig4, whole genome shotgun sequence genomic window:
- the LOC135096567 gene encoding uncharacterized protein LOC135096567 isoform X2 yields the protein MVVEAQQGFTPEEIAELQQLFDQATGGSKPSQGSGGNRPSGGGNRPGGGGNRPGGNRPGSGQGQFPFPGSGQGQFPGSGQGQFPGSGQGQFPGSGQGQFPGSGQGQFPGSGQGQFPFPGSGGNRPGQFPGQGQFPGQGQFPGQGQFPGQGQFPGQGNRPSRPSRPGHGGSSGGGGGNCKFFCQNASGQYVPCC from the exons GAACTGCAGCAACTTTTTGACCAGGCGACGGGCGGCAGCAAACCAAGCCAGGGGTCAGGAGGGAACAGGCCAAGTGGAGGAGGGAACAGGCCAGGTGGAGGTGGAAACAGGCCAGGTGGAAACAGGCCCGGGTCAGGTCAGGGTCAGTTCCCATTCCCAGGGTCAGGTCAGGGTCAGTTCCCAGGGTCAGGTCAGGGTCAGTTCCCAGGATCAGGTCAGGGTCAGTTCCCAGGGTCAGGTCAGGGCCAGTTCCCAGGGTCAGGTCAGGGCCAGTTCCCAGGGTCAGGTCAAGGTCAGTTCCCATTCCCAGGGTCGGGAGGTAATCGCCCAGGTCAGTTCCCAGGTCAGGGTCAGTTCCCCGGTCAGG GTCAGTTCCCAGGTCAAGGTCAGTTCCCCGGTCAAGGTCAGTTCCCGGGGCAGGGCAACAGACCAAGCAGACCCAGCAGGCCAGGTCACGGGGGCAGCTCAGGGGGGGGTGGGGGTAACTGTAAGTTCTTCTGCCAGAATGCTTCTGGTCAGTACGTGCCGTGCTGctag
- the LOC135096520 gene encoding zinc finger protein 883-like: protein MREEEEEEEEERRRGRNIEEEEEEMEEVVETGMIRGKEREEEEMEGGREDKRKGGRGMRKYLRMKIEKEDNYVKKGGGRRRMKHMEEEEEEVMIIGTKIIGDESEIEEEEEEEEEVVIIEENKIMEEEENTNNKEKGEGKKVINKNDDDENMREEDLREGMTIREDEEEERMLQEEEEENKRKQEKEDIIIIKTQDPPPPPPPQYPCGECGKPFDNRSELIQHTLTHLGVAVGRCEECRQLFTSPQKLEQHRAAHRARHHKCEVCGKTYTKKSHLMEHVQTHGATRNHPCVLCGKAFMTQAALRRHTLTHTHNLRREFVCAVCNKSFQRKYHLTAHAKVHTQALKHRCGECGKHFTHHSNLVAHIRQHMEGVKRYACEDCGKTFLQQTGLAAHQNTHTGERKYECGECGRVFLYKNSLVRHTTVHTGERKYPCDLCGKAFSCSSHLKRHRLTHKQHAKRQRCDECNLEFPSQGELSRHCRTHTPAHTRAVHRCKDCGKVFTHRQSLRRHTNTHTQLREYRCDTCDKTFSQRVGLIQHLNIHSGERRFECPTCSRVFFHRSSLAQHSKTHLYPQTHSCKACGKEFYHLTSLSRHKKNCCVDQGKAGRVTLGSVDG from the coding sequence atgagagaggaagaggaagaggaggaagaagaaaggaggagaggcaggaatatagaagaggaggaggaggaaatggaagaagtaGTAGAGACAGGGATGATAAGGggcaaagaaagagaggaagaagagatggaaggaggaagagaggataagagaaaaggaggaagaggaatgaggaagtatttaagaatgaaaatagaaaaagaagataattatgttaagaaaggaggaggaagaaggagaatgaaacacatggaagaagaggaggaagaagtaatgataataggaaCCAAAATAATAGGTGATGAAagtgaaatagaagaagaagaggaggaggaggaggaggtagtaataatagaagaaaataaaataatggaggaagaggaaaatacaaataataaggaaaaaggagaaggaaagaaagtaataaataaaaatgatgatgatgaaaatatgagagaagaagatttaagagaaggaatgacaataagagaagatgaggaggaggaaagaatgctgcaagaagaagaagaagaaaacaaaagaaagcaagagaaggaagacataataataataaagacacaagacccaccaccgccaccaccaccacagtatcCCTGCGGTGAATGTGGCAAACCGTTCGACAACCGCAGCGAACTGATCCAGCACACCTTGACTCACCTGGGCGTGGCCGTGGGGCGCTGCGAGGAGTGCCGGCAGCTGTTCACGTCCCCACAGAAGCTGGAGCAGCACCGCGCGGCACACCGAGCGCGGCACCACAAGTGTGAGGTCTGCGGCAAGACGTACACCAAGAAGAGTCACTTGATGGAGCACGTACAGACACACGGTGCCACCAGGAACCACCCGTGCGTGCTGTGTGGCAAGGCCTTCATGACGCAGGCCGCGCTGAGacgccacacactcacacacacgcacaatctCAGGAGGGAGTTTGTGTGCGCCGTGTGCAACAAGTCGTTTCAGAGGAAGTACCACCTGACGGCACATGCGAAGGTGCACACGCAGGCACTCAAGCACCgctgtggtgagtgtggcaaGCACTTCACGCACCACAGCAACCTGGTGGCCCACATCAGGCAGCACATGGAGGGGGTGAAGCGCTATGCCTGTGAGGACTGTGGCAAGACATTCCTGCAGCAGACCGGCCTGGCAGCACACCAGAACACTCACACTGGGGAGAGGAAGTACGAGTGTGGTGAATGCGGCAGGGTGTTCCTCTACAAGAACAGCCTCGTCCGCCACACCACAGTGCACACCGGGGAGCGCAAGTACCCGTGTGACCTGTGCGGCAAGGCGTTCAGCTGCAGCAGCCACTTGAAGCgccacagactcacacacaaGCAACACGCAAAGAGACAGAGGTGTGACGAATGCAATCTGGAGTTCCCAAGCCAAGGAGAGCTATCCAGGCACTGCAGGACGCACACACCCGCACACACGCGCGCCGTACACAGGTGCAAGGACTGCGGCAAGGTTTTCACGCACCGGCAGTCTCTCCGGcgacacacgaacacacacacgcagctgaGAGAGTACCGATGCGACACTTGCGACAAAACATTCAGTCAACGAGTCGGGTTAATTCAGCACCTCAACATTCACTCCGGGGAGAGGCGGTTTGAGTGCCCCACCTGCAGCAGAGTGTTCTTTCACCGCAGCAGTCTGGCGCAGCACTCCAAGACGCACTTGTACCCACAGACACACAGCTGCAAGGCGTGTGGCAAGGAGTTTTATCACCTAACCAGTTTGTCCAGGCATAAGAAGAATTGCTGTGTGGACCAGGGCAAGGCTGGCAGGGTGACGCTGGGCTCAGTGGATGGATGA
- the LOC135096567 gene encoding uncharacterized protein LOC135096567 isoform X3 codes for MVVEAQQGFTPEEIAELQQLFDQATGGSKPSQGSGGNRPSGGGNRPGGGGNRPGGNRPGSGQGQFPFPGSGQGQFPGSGQGQFPGSGQGQFPGSGQGQFPGSGQGQFPGSGQGQFPFPGSGGNRPGQGQFPGQGQFPGQGQFPGQGQFPGQGNRPSRPSRPGHGGSSGGGGGNCKFFCQNASGQYVPCC; via the exons GAACTGCAGCAACTTTTTGACCAGGCGACGGGCGGCAGCAAACCAAGCCAGGGGTCAGGAGGGAACAGGCCAAGTGGAGGAGGGAACAGGCCAGGTGGAGGTGGAAACAGGCCAGGTGGAAACAGGCCCGGGTCAGGTCAGGGTCAGTTCCCATTCCCAGGGTCAGGTCAGGGTCAGTTCCCAGGGTCAGGTCAGGGTCAGTTCCCAGGATCAGGTCAGGGTCAGTTCCCAGGGTCAGGTCAGGGCCAGTTCCCAGGGTCAGGTCAGGGCCAGTTCCCAGGGTCAGGTCAAGGTCAGTTCCCATTCCCAGGGTCGGGAGGTAATCGCCCAG GTCAAGGTCAGTTCCCCGGTCAAGGTCAGTTCCCAGGTCAAGGTCAGTTCCCCGGTCAAGGTCAGTTCCCGGGGCAGGGCAACAGACCAAGCAGACCCAGCAGGCCAGGTCACGGGGGCAGCTCAGGGGGGGGTGGGGGTAACTGTAAGTTCTTCTGCCAGAATGCTTCTGGTCAGTACGTGCCGTGCTGctag
- the LOC135096567 gene encoding uncharacterized protein LOC135096567 isoform X1, with the protein MVVEAQQGFTPEEIAELQQLFDQATGGSKPSQGSGGNRPSGGGNRPGGGGNRPGGNRPGSGQGQFPFPGSGQGQFPGSGQGQFPGSGQGQFPGSGQGQFPGSGQGQFPGSGQGQFPFPGSGGNRPGQFPGQGQFPGQGQFPGQGQFPGQGQFPGQGQFPGQGQFPGQGNRPSRPSRPGHGGSSGGGGGNCKFFCQNASGQYVPCC; encoded by the coding sequence GAACTGCAGCAACTTTTTGACCAGGCGACGGGCGGCAGCAAACCAAGCCAGGGGTCAGGAGGGAACAGGCCAAGTGGAGGAGGGAACAGGCCAGGTGGAGGTGGAAACAGGCCAGGTGGAAACAGGCCCGGGTCAGGTCAGGGTCAGTTCCCATTCCCAGGGTCAGGTCAGGGTCAGTTCCCAGGGTCAGGTCAGGGTCAGTTCCCAGGATCAGGTCAGGGTCAGTTCCCAGGGTCAGGTCAGGGCCAGTTCCCAGGGTCAGGTCAGGGCCAGTTCCCAGGGTCAGGTCAAGGTCAGTTCCCATTCCCAGGGTCGGGAGGTAATCGCCCAGGTCAGTTCCCAGGTCAGGGTCAGTTCCCCGGTCAGGGTCAGTTCCCAGGTCAAGGTCAGTTCCCCGGTCAAGGTCAGTTCCCAGGTCAAGGTCAGTTCCCCGGTCAAGGTCAGTTCCCGGGGCAGGGCAACAGACCAAGCAGACCCAGCAGGCCAGGTCACGGGGGCAGCTCAGGGGGGGGTGGGGGTAACTGTAAGTTCTTCTGCCAGAATGCTTCTGGTCAGTACGTGCCGTGCTGctag